The Lewinella sp. 4G2 nucleotide sequence GCGGCTCCATCGAAGGTAGCGTGAGCGCGATCTACGTCGTTGACGGCATTATCCGCGACGGTGGAATTGAGGACATTGATCCGGACGACATTGAGTCGATTGAGTTCCTGAAGGACGCATCCGCCCAGGCCATCTACGGATCGCGGGGCGCCAACGGGGTAGTCCTGATCACCACCAAGCGGGGTGAGGCCGGCGGGGTTTCCGTTAGCTACCACGGTTTCCTGACGACCAAATCCATCGAGCGCAATTTTGACGTTTACAGTGGCCAGGAATTCGCCCAGTTGCGCCGGGAAGCCGTACGGTCGACGCGTGATGACGATACCTTCGCCGATGACCTCGACGTGTTTTCCGAAGTGGAACTCGACAACATTAACAACAACCGCTTCGTGGACTGGGAGGACGAATTGCTTAGCAACGGCATGGTCAACAGCCAGGCCGTCAGCATTAGCGGTGGTACGGAGAAGACCAAGGTATTCGCCAGCTTCAACTACTTCAAGGAGGATGGCATCATCCCCACTTCCAGCTACAACCGGAATACGCTGCGCTTGAACCTGGACCAGGAGATCAGCAAAAAATTCTCCGTCAATTTCGACCTGAACCTGCTGAACGACCGGACGGACCGGGCGGCCAACGTCAACGTGATCACCATCTCCCCACTCGGTACCGCGCGGGATGAGAACGGTGCCATCACCCGCTTCCCCAGCGGGGAAGAGCTTTCCGCCGTCAACCCACTCTGGAACCTGCGGGAACAGGAAAATACCCGGAAGGGCAACGACTTCGTCATCAACGTGACGCCGGTTTGGCGCATTACCGATGACCTGACCTACCAATTGAAAACCAACTTCACCCGCCGTACCGAAGAGGGTGGCCAGTACCAGTCCTCCCTTAGTTCTGCCGGCGACGACGTTGGTGGCATCGCCCGAATCGATAGCCGCCTGAGTGAGTCCTACCTCGTGGAGAATATCCTGACTTACGACAAGTACCTCTCCGACGCCCATAACTTCAACGTGACGTTGGTGCAGTCCGCCCAGGAAAACCAGTTCACGCGGAACTTCACCGAAGGGCAGGGTTTCACCAATGAGGACCTCGGCTTCAACGGCATCACGAACGCCATCGGTAACGTCTTTACGGAACGGGACCAGAACCGTCAGCGCCTCGCATCCTTTATGGGGCGGGCCCGCTATGGTCTGCTGAACAAGTACCTCTTCACGGTGACCGGCCGTGCGGACGGCGCTTCGGTCAACTCCGCCGACAATAAGTGGAGTTTCAACCCCGCTGCATCTTTCGCCTGGAAGATGCACAACGAGCCCTTCCTCGAAAACGTGGACGCCGTGCAGGAAATGAAGTTCCGTGTCAGCTACGGCTCGCTGGTCAATGACCTCGGCCGGGCTTACACCTCCCTGTTTACCGCCGACGGGCAGAACTACATCTTCGACGGGCAGTCGGCTTCGGGTTATTCCCCTTCGGTCATCCTGCCGAACCCGGACCTTCAGTTTGAACGAATCACGACCTTCAATGTGGGGCTTGACTTCTCCATTTACAAGCGCCTGCTGCAGGGTACGATCAACTACTACGATGCGCGGACGACCGACCTACTGCTGCGGCGTGGCGTTCCCTCCACGACTGGTTACCAGTTCACCTTCTTTAACGCCGGGGAACTGCAGAACACCGGTATTGAACTAGGCCTGACGGCTAACCTGATCAATACGGATGACTTCACCTGGTCGGTATCCACCAACTGGTCCAATAACAAAAACGAAATCCTGGAGCTCTACGACGATGGGGAAGGCAACGCCATTACCCGCGACGATAACTTCAACTACTTCGTAGGCCAGCCCGTCGGGGTGATCTACCAGTACCAGTTCGATGGTATCTGGCAGGAGGGTGATGACTTTGATGGCGCACCCCAGGCTAATCCAGAATCCATCCTCACGCAGGAGAACCTCCGCCCCGGTGACATTCGGATCAAGGATACCAACGGTGTGGACGAAAACGGTAACGAAACCGGCGTGCCGGACGGGAAGATCACGCCGGAGGACCGGGTGTTCATCGATCCGAATCCGGACTGGTTCGGCTCGCTCTCTACCAATCTCGCCTTCAAGGGCTTCGATCTTTTCGTGGATTTTTACGCCGTTAGCAGCGCGACGAAGGTCAACCCATTTCTCTCCGACTTCAACAACGGTGGTACCCTCTCCGGCAAGCTCAACGGCGTACGGGTGGATTACTACACGCCGGAGGATCCCTCAACGGAGTTCCCGCGCCCCAACTTTGACGCGACGCCGCTTTACTTGAATTCCCTGGCCGTGAAGGATGCCTCCTACGTGCGTCTGCGGACGGTCAGCCTTGGCTACACCTTCCCCAACTTGGTGACGGAGAAACTGCGGATGCAGCAACTGCGCCTATACGTTACTGGTACGAACCTATTCACCAATACGGATTACATCGGGTACAGCCCGGAGGTGAATATCCGCAGCACCTTCTCCAACGCCGATACTGGTTACCCGGATTCACGGGCCTTCACCGTTGGCTTGCGCACCAAATTTTAATCAACCCTAACCACTACAAACATGAAAGCGATTAATATCATTTCTCCGGCTAAGGGCCTCTGGTTACTTACCCTGGTATTTTTGGTTCTCGGCGCATCGTCGTGTGAGGATTACCTCGAAGAGCAGCCCAGCACGCTCATCGATTCTGACTACATCTATACCACTGAGGAAGGCCTGAAGTCGGGCGTCGTCAGTCTCTACAAGTTCAACCGCGACCGTTACGACCGGCGGATTGAGGACTTTATGGGCGCCACGCTCATGTCCTCCCGCAGCGATCTGGCCTTTAGCCGGACGGGATATACCGGTCTGATGGGCCGTTACCAGCGGGGGGTGTCCCCGGTGGACCAGGGAGCGAATTTTGTTTCCACCTTGTTCTGGCGCCACTTCTACAACATCACCAACAAGGCGACCGAGCTCATCAACGCCGCCGAAACGATTGATGGGGTGGACGAAGATACACGCAACCAGATCCTGGCCGAAGCACGATTTTTCCGGGCCAATTCCTACTTCTACCTGTACCGGATGTTCAACAACATCTACGTATCCACGGAAACGATTACGCCGGATAATGCTTTTGACGTCATCAACGACCGGAGCTCCGACGAGGAAATTCTTGGGCTCATCAACAGCGACCTCGACTTTGCCATTGAGCACCTCGAATGGAACGACGTCTTCGGCCGCGTTACTAAGGGAACGGCGAAGCACGTCAAGGCCAAGGTCGCGATGTGGGAAGGTGACTGGCAGGAAGCCGCTACCCAGGCTCGTGACGTCATCGAAGGGGAGGATAGCCCCCACGCCCTCGTTGGTACTACAGCCGCCGTTTTCGCTGGTGACCGTAACCACCCCGAGGCGCTTTTCGTCATCCAATCGCAGGACGACCTGCTCGGTGGCGGCGATAACACGATGATGAATGCGAACTACGTCACCCAGTACTTTCAAATCCCGAATATTGAGTCCAACATCGCTCAGGGTGGCCGCGGCTTCTCCCGTGTTCTGCCGAATCTCTACCTCCAGGGCTTGCTGGAGCAGGATTCTTCCGATACCCGGAATGATGATACCTACTTTCGCCTCCGTTACTTCTACACCTCCGGCGATCGGGTAGGGCAGCAGGTTGACGACTACGCCCCGATCACCGATTTGGATAACCCCAGCCCGACCTATCAACGCTACTACCAGCGGATGCACCCCTCCTGCATCAAGTTCGCGCAGGACGACGACAATCCGGACAGCTACCTCAACCGCAGCAACATCATGGTTTATCGTCTCGCAGAGACTTACCTGATCGCGGCCGAGGCCCTCATGCGCAGCGGTGGAGATGGTCTTCCCTACCTCAACGCCATCCGTGAACGCGCCGGGGCAGCTCCCGTCGAGGACCTGGACGAACAGATGATCCTGGACGAGCGCGCGCGGGAGTTGGCCTTCGAAGGTCAACGCTGGTTCACGCTCAAGCGCATGGGTCAGGACGTCATTGACCGGCAGATCACCAGCTTTGCGGGCGACGGCGAGTTCTTCCCCGCCAACCTCGGCGCGAAAGACCCCCGGACCAACTGGCAATCCCACTACATCAACTTCCCGATTGCCCAGCAGGACCTGGATCTCCTGGGCGCTAGTTATCCACAGAACGACGGGTACTAACGTCTCGCCTCTGGTCACTTTTCGCCGGCCAGCTATTACAACGGTGCCACGTCCGCCCAGTGGGTGGGGGTGGCGCCGTAAGTTTTACCCAACTTTCTATCCTCGAAAAATCATCTTCGATGCCTTACCGCCAATTTCACATTCTGCTATTATTCCTGCTTTTCACCACGGGGGCGCTGGCGCAGGTGCCGTGTGAAGGATCCGGGGACCAAGCCCTACGCGTGATGACCTACAACATCCGTTTGGATGTCGCCAGTGACGGGGATAATGCCTGGCCAAAGCGGAAGGAATTCCTCGCCAACCAGATCGAATTCCACGCGCCGGACGTCATCGGCACTCAGGAAGGCACCCCCGGGCAGATCGATTGGCTCGATGGCCGGCTCACCGATTACGCACGGATCGGCGAAGGCCGGGAAGGTGGTCACCGGGGAGAGTACTCCGCCATCTACTATAACCGCCACCGGCTGGCTCCGGTGGAATCGGGGACATTCTGGCTCTCCGAAACGCCGGAAAAAGTCTCCACGGGTTGGGACGCCGCCCTGCCCCGCATCGTAACCTGGGGCCAGTTTTCGGACCGCCGGGGTGGGGGAGATTTCTTCGTCTTCAATACCCACTTCGATCACCGGGGAGAGCGGGCCCGCAACGAAAGCGCCGACCTCATCCTCAGCATGATTGATTCCCTCAACAAAAATGAATTGCCCTACGTCGTGATGGGCGACCTCAACCTGACGCCGGAGACCGAGCCCATCGGTCGGCTCACCGCACGGCTGACGGACGCCTTCGAGGCGGCCCCCATTCGCCTTGGCCCCGCGGGAACGTTCACCGGCTTCAAGCACGACCAACCGGCTACGCGTCGGATTGACTACATCCTGGTGGATCCCTCCATCGAAGTAGCCAACTTCGCTACCCTGACGGACGCGGTAGAGGGGCGCTATCCTTCCGATCATTTTGCCCTGGTCTCTACTTTGCACCTGCGGCCGCGCCCGCTAATTATTGCGCACCGAGGAGCCAGTGGATACGCCCTGGAAAATTCCCTCGATGCCTTCCGCCGGGCCGTGGATATGCGGGCCGATATGATTGAATTGGACGTGTTTACCCTGAAAGACGGTAACGTCGTATGCTTCCACGATGGCGGTTTAAAACGACTGACCGGGGTAAAGGGCAAAATAGTTAACTACACGCTGGAGCAGCTTAACCAGTTGAGTTTGAAGGATGGATCGCGCATTCCGTTGTTGAGCGATGCCATGCGGGTGATGGGCAAGCAGCTGCGACTGAACGTGGAGCTGAAGGGCCCCGGGACGGCAAAACCGACCTACGAGATCATCCAGCGGTTTATCGCCGACAAAGGCTGGAAGATTGAGGACTTTCACATTTCCAGCTTCCGCCACGACGAGCTCAAGATCATGCGTGGGCTGGATGACCAAATTGAAATCGGCATCCTGCCCCACGGCTCGCCAGTCGCCGCGCTGGACGTTGCGCGGGAAGTGCAGGCATATTCCATCAATGCCTACCACGGTAGCCTCAACGAAAAATCAGTCGCTGAGATCCGCGCGGCGGGCCTGAAGATCTTTGCCTGGACGACCAATGCTTACGGTACCATCAGCCGCCTGGCGGAGCTGGGGATTGATGGCTACATCACGAATTATCCGGACCGGGTGGAGGCGGTGCTGGGGGAGTAGAGCCACCCGGTAAGGCTAGTTTCTTTGGTAAACGGAATGGGCCAAAACGGTACCGTCCCCCGCTTCGGAGATTACTTCTATACTGCTGGTATCTGAGTTCACGCGCCGGAAGTAGATGGTCTTCGCAGTTAGGTCTGTGAGGCAACACAATGAAGCGGTAAGGTCGGTATCGGCCACAGTAATTAAAAAGTGAATGGGCGCGGAAAGCCTATTGCGAAATATCAAATCGCGGTATCCGTAAACCACCGTGGCGTCGGACCCCAGCGGCGTGAAACGCTCGGCCTCCCGGTAACTGTCGACCGAATGGTGATGGCGTTCAACGATTTCCAGCCCGGCTAAAAGCGCCAGGTGATAAAGGATGCCGGATAATTGGCAGAGCCCGCCGCCGTAGTCCTCCCGTAGCCGGCCCGCAATAAGGTTCCGTCCGGGCAAATAGCCCCGCCGTTTTGTAGGTGGGCCAACGCAGTGCCAAAAGGAAAAAGCTTCACCCGGATGGATGACAATTGCCTCCACCAGTGTACTCGCTAGCCGAAGATTGTGCACCTTGTTACTGAGGTGACTGCTCGGCCGGATCGGCTGGCAGAGGCTAATTTGGATGGGGAACGCAACGCCGTCAGGACGAAACTGCGCAAATCGCCAGCCACGGTGCCGAACCTTTCTCCTGGCGAGTTGCCAGGCTATCTTCAGAAACCGAGGAGTGATGGCTCGGAACATCATATCTTTTCAATTACATAAACCCGGTAGGAGGCAGCGCGGGCAAGCGGTGTCTTCCCCAACCAGCTATCCAGCGAACGCAGCGTTGGGCGCAGGCGCCGTGGAATGCGGTGGACGGGAAAGACGGCAATCCCCCGAGTGGTAAGGATACGCCAGCGGTCCCCAAGTACCTCGGTCACGTCTGCGTGCGTAAACGCATTGGCTCCGTGCCAATGGTTTTGCCGGCGACGAAGCAGCGTCCGGCGCTCAGCGGAGGGCAAATCGAAAATAAGGCGACCACCGTGGCGTAACAGGCGGTAGCCTTCAGCGCAGAATGCCCGTAGGTCTTCCGGCTGAAGGTGCATCAACAAGTGGAAAGAAATGATGGCGTCGAAGCTGTCTTCCGTGAAGGGTGTACGGAGTGCATTAGCAACGGTAAAGTCTTTTTCCGGAAACTTCCGCCGGGCTACGGCAATCATTTCCGGGCTTAGGTCGAGGCCCACGCTGCAGTGATGCATGAAGCGGCCGGTGCCACAGGCGAGGTCCAGGACCTGGTCGTGTTCCGGCGGGCTGAGGTAGCGTTTAAGGATATTTTCTTCCTGCCAGTGCAGGTAGCGGCCGTAAGAATTGCCGAACCGATTGTGGTCGTAAGTGGGTGCAAGTTGATCGTAATAGCTTTGTACGGATGGAACCATGGGTAGTGTTTTGTGATTCCAAAGCTATTGGCGGGCAACAAAGATTTACCCGGCGATGAACCGGTGCGGTAAGCTATCTAGTATTCGTGCGTGGCTCGGTATTTTTCGAAATACCTCAGGCAAGGAAAGGGGTTCAAAGGCTACTGTCAACGAGCCCGTCAAGCTTATTTCGGTCTCGCTCAAAATGGCTTGCAGTAGCTTAAATTCAGGCGTTTGCCTCACTCTTCCTCCAACCCAACATCATCCGGATCCAGCAAATCCGCGTCGGCAATGTCCGCGTCGTCTTCGTCTACGTCGAGGTTGTCCTCGTAAGTTTCGCGGGCTTCGTCGAGGAGGTTGCCGTCGTCATCGTAATCGTCGTCGTCATCGATGATGAGGAGGGCTTCGGACTTCGTCATGCGGATGAAGTAGTACTTCTCATCCGTTTCGAAGGGGAGGCCACTGTTGAGGCGGCCGTCCACGTCGCGGAAGCGGATCAGGTGTTGGGAGAAGCCTTCCGGGTAGGCAAGTTTGATGCCTTGGATGGTTTCCTCATCAAGCTTTTCGTAATTCTTGATGACGCGAGGTTTCTGAACTGCAGACATTAGGTTATTTATTAGGTAGTGGGCGACCGCCAGATTGCCGGTGCCGGGCCATAAAGAGTCGTTATTTTGGATTGGTCACTTCGTCCTGGGCTACCTTTAACCTCCCGAAGCTATTGCAAAATACAGTCTCGGTTGAAATGTACCTAACCATGGCTGCAACTTCATCGCCGGAAAATTTACCGCCACCTCCGTCGCTATCGGACGCCGCCCTTGCGCAAGAGATAAATGCTGGAAACGAGCGCCTACTGGGTGAATTATACAACCGGTACGCGGGAAAGATTTACTACAAGTGCCTGGGGATGATGAAGGACGCCGGGGTGGCTCAGGATATGGCGCATGACGTGTTCATCAAGGTGTCCCTCAACCTGCACCGCTACCAAGGTACGGCGGACCTTTCCTTCTGGATCTACGCCATCACTTACAACCACTGTATCGCCCAGCTCAAAAAGGACAAGCGCCTCCGCTTCGGACCCATCGACGAGAACGCAGACCGGGAGGATGAGGGTGATATTGAGTTAGAAGCCAAGGTGATCAGCGATCTCCGCCTGACCCAACTGAAGCGTGTCCTCCAGCAACTCCGGCCGGACGAAGCCATTTTGCTGACCATGCGTTATCAGGACGGAATGAGCGTCAAACAAATCGCGGCCATCTTGAAACTGGGTGAAAGCGCCGTGAAAATGCGCCTGAAAAGAGGTCGTAGCCACCTCGCCAAACTAATGAATGACCTGGACGATGAATGAACAACCGAGCGTTGAACAACTGCTGCGGCAAAAGCTACTTCGCATCCGCAAGGACCGCGTCGAAAGCAATGATTTGCCGACGGACTTAAAGGAGGAGATCTTCGCCACGCTGGAACAACGGGACCAAGTAGCGGAAGTAACCGACCTCTTCGTAACGGACTGTGCGCCCACGCCTCCAGCGTTGCTGGAACGGATCGAGCCGGCGGCTGAATCCGATAATACCGACGACTAGCCAAAAGAAAAAGGCGAGAAAGCCGAAGCCTTCCCGCCTGAGTAAGTGCGTGATCGTGAGTTTCTGGTTCTTCCGGTTTAGGTGAAGCTGGTGATCGTAATTACCGCCCCACCATTACGGGTATCTACTTATTCTTCTTGGTCTTGCTCTGGTTGACGAGCGAAGGGCCTTTTTTGCCGGGGCGACCGCCGGCGACGACGTTTTTCGCACGCTGGTCACGGGCAGTTTTGCGCTGTGCTTTAAGTGCTTCCGCGTTTTTGCGGGCGAGGGATGCTTTGGAGGCTTTAGTAGTTGCAGCCATGGTTGTGGTTGTTTGTACTTGGTTGGAAGAGATTAGATTTTGCCGCGGGCCAGTCTGGCTGCCCGCGCGCCCACTAAAGAGTGTGGTTTGGGGGATCGGTCACCTTCGAGATGAAGATTTTTTCAATTTATTTTATCGCTCGATTTCGGCTCAACTGAGGAGCCGAGGGGACGACCATTTCCCAATCAAAATAAAGTCTGCCCGCAGCGTAAATTCTTGCCTCCATATTGAAATTAGGAATAGCTTTGTAGCCCCTAACCAAGCACCCACTTGATCCAAAATACCCCCGTCCAGTCTATCAGTCCGGGAACCTTCCAGGCTGAGGCACACTGGTACCCGAAGGCACTGAACGCTACGATTCACCCCCTCGTCAGTTTTTTCCTGAACCTTTCTACGGAAAGGATCGTCAGCCGCTATTGCCACCTCAACCCGAAGACGGACCGCGACGAACTGACCCGGCTCCTGGAATACAAATGCCAGCACTTTCTTTGGAGTGGGGCCGACCTCATCCACGCCACCACGGCCGAGGGAAACCGCCGTATGGTCGTCATCGAAAACAACTCTTGCCCCAGTGGACAAAAGTCCATGCCCTTGCTGGATGACCACGAGGAGGAAGGCGGCTACCGGCGGCTGGTAGAACGCACCTTCCTGCCTTTCGTAAAGCGTAAAACGGGTGGCACCAAAGTCGAGGGCCGCCTCGCCGTCCTTTACGATAAGAACCCGATGGAAACCCGGGGCTACGCCGCCGTCATTGCGGACGTATTTAAGGAAGAAGTCCTGCTCGTCACCGATTACGACGGTGCCGAATCACGGAACCTGCAGTTAGCTGACAACCAACTTCACGCCAGGGTGGGAGAGGAGTGGGTGCCCCTGCGCGCCGCCTTCCGTTACGTCACCCAGAAACCGTGGACGCGCCTGCCCCTCAACTGCCGGACGAAAATCCTCAACCCCATCGTCGCCTGCCTGGCCGGGGGGCGGAACAAAATGGTGGCCGCCAAAGCCTACGATTTCCTTAACGGTGAATTAGCCGGATCGGGCCTTCGCATCCACGCGCCAGAAACTATTCGGGACGTCGCCAAAGCGGAAATCCCCCTCTGGGTAAACCGCTGGGGTGGCCAAGCCGTCGTCAAGATCCCTTACAGCAATGCGGGGCAGGGCGTCTTCACCATCACCAACCAGCAGGAGTTGGATGACTTCATGGAGACGGACATCCATTACGACCGGTACATCGTTCAGAGTCTCATCGGTAACTACCAGTGGAGTTCCAATAGCAGCACTGGGCGTTATTTCCACGTGGGTACAATCCCCGATAAGCAAGGTAAAACCCACGTTTGCGATATCCGTATGATGGTCAGTAGCACCAAGGATGGCATCCGGCCCTTAGCCTGTTACAGTCGCCGCGCCCGGGCTCCTCTCACCGACGAGTTGACGGGCAACGACGACTCCTGGGCGATGCTTGGTACCAATTTATCGGAGAAATTGGGAGATAATCAATGGTCCAGCGACGTCAACCGGTTACTCCTTATGGACCGCCGTGACTTCAACCGCATGGGCGTCGGGCTCGACGATTTGATTGAGGCTTTCATTCAAACGGTGCTCTCCACGATTGCCATTGATAAGATGGCCAAACAACTCTACACCAAGAAGGGCAAGTTCAGCCTGCGGCTCTTCCGCAGTCTTAATGACGACGCTGCGCTGCTGGACGAAATGCTCAAATGAAAGCACTAAACTTTCTCATCCTTACCGACCACCGGGGGCACAGCGATCAGAACTCCCTCTACGCCCTGACGCAGCAATTGGTCAAGGACGCACGGACCGCAGCGGCCTTCGTCGCTAGCAGGGGGGATGCACGGAATGCGGCCTTTTTCGCTGGCGATCTGTCCGCTCCCATTTACGGATTGGTTGCCAGTCAGGCATTTAGTCAAGCAACCGCGGCGGAGGAGTTCTTGACTAGCCAAGCCACGTCCCAGTACGCGGAGGCCGACGTCATTTGGTTGCGCTTACCGCCGCCGGCTGACCGTGGATTCTTCGCTGCCCTCTCTTCCTTTGCACCTGCGTCAGCGCCCAAGAAAGCTCCCGTGATCATCAACAATCCGGAAGGAATAATCGAAACCGGAAGCAAAGCCTTTTTGCAGCACTTTACCGCGTTCACGGCACCGATCTGGTCCGTAACGAGTGGTTCGCAAATTCAGGAGCTCAGTGAACAGCACGCGCTGGTGCTGAAGCCATTACGGGAGTACGGTGGCCGTGGTTTGGTGAGAATATTGGAGGGTTTCGCCGAGGAAGAAGGACTCAAGATTCCGCTGGGGGAATGGCTCGAAAAGGCAAACTCTACCATCACCTCCGGCGCCTACCTCGCCATGAAGTACCTGAAGAATGTGAGTGCTGGTGATAAGCGCATTCTCGTCGTCAACGGCCGAATTTTGGGCGCCAGCGTACGGGTGCCCGCGCCTGGGCAGTGGCTGTGTAACGTGAGCCAGGGTGGTACGTCCCTGGCCGCGGACATCGCCCCCGAAGAAGAAAAAATGATTGCCGCCGTCGCTCCGGTTTTGCTAAACAAAGGTGTCGTGATCTTCGGCGCCGATACCCTCGTGGATGATGACGGAAAACGCGTCCTCTCCGAATTAAACACCAACAGTATCGGGGGTTTCCCCCAGGCCGAAGCCCAATCCGGCCGGCCGGTACTCCAACAAACTATTAATGGAATTTACGACTACCTCGCCGCGCGGCTATAACGACCTGCCAATCGTGCTCTCATTTAACCTGGAGGACACCCCGGTGGGCGCCATCCGTCACTACTGGTTACGGC carries:
- a CDS encoding RagB/SusD family nutrient uptake outer membrane protein; translation: MKAINIISPAKGLWLLTLVFLVLGASSCEDYLEEQPSTLIDSDYIYTTEEGLKSGVVSLYKFNRDRYDRRIEDFMGATLMSSRSDLAFSRTGYTGLMGRYQRGVSPVDQGANFVSTLFWRHFYNITNKATELINAAETIDGVDEDTRNQILAEARFFRANSYFYLYRMFNNIYVSTETITPDNAFDVINDRSSDEEILGLINSDLDFAIEHLEWNDVFGRVTKGTAKHVKAKVAMWEGDWQEAATQARDVIEGEDSPHALVGTTAAVFAGDRNHPEALFVIQSQDDLLGGGDNTMMNANYVTQYFQIPNIESNIAQGGRGFSRVLPNLYLQGLLEQDSSDTRNDDTYFRLRYFYTSGDRVGQQVDDYAPITDLDNPSPTYQRYYQRMHPSCIKFAQDDDNPDSYLNRSNIMVYRLAETYLIAAEALMRSGGDGLPYLNAIRERAGAAPVEDLDEQMILDERARELAFEGQRWFTLKRMGQDVIDRQITSFAGDGEFFPANLGAKDPRTNWQSHYINFPIAQQDLDLLGASYPQNDGY
- a CDS encoding RNA polymerase sigma factor, whose protein sequence is MAATSSPENLPPPPSLSDAALAQEINAGNERLLGELYNRYAGKIYYKCLGMMKDAGVAQDMAHDVFIKVSLNLHRYQGTADLSFWIYAITYNHCIAQLKKDKRLRFGPIDENADREDEGDIELEAKVISDLRLTQLKRVLQQLRPDEAILLTMRYQDGMSVKQIAAILKLGESAVKMRLKRGRSHLAKLMNDLDDE
- a CDS encoding class I SAM-dependent methyltransferase, with the translated sequence MVPSVQSYYDQLAPTYDHNRFGNSYGRYLHWQEENILKRYLSPPEHDQVLDLACGTGRFMHHCSVGLDLSPEMIAVARRKFPEKDFTVANALRTPFTEDSFDAIISFHLLMHLQPEDLRAFCAEGYRLLRHGGRLIFDLPSAERRTLLRRRQNHWHGANAFTHADVTEVLGDRWRILTTRGIAVFPVHRIPRRLRPTLRSLDSWLGKTPLARAASYRVYVIEKI
- a CDS encoding VanW family protein, whose product is MMFRAITPRFLKIAWQLARRKVRHRGWRFAQFRPDGVAFPIQISLCQPIRPSSHLSNKVHNLRLASTLVEAIVIHPGEAFSFWHCVGPPTKRRGYLPGRNLIAGRLREDYGGGLCQLSGILYHLALLAGLEIVERHHHSVDSYREAERFTPLGSDATVVYGYRDLIFRNRLSAPIHFLITVADTDLTASLCCLTDLTAKTIYFRRVNSDTSSIEVISEAGDGTVLAHSVYQRN
- a CDS encoding RimK family alpha-L-glutamate ligase encodes the protein MKALNFLILTDHRGHSDQNSLYALTQQLVKDARTAAAFVASRGDARNAAFFAGDLSAPIYGLVASQAFSQATAAEEFLTSQATSQYAEADVIWLRLPPPADRGFFAALSSFAPASAPKKAPVIINNPEGIIETGSKAFLQHFTAFTAPIWSVTSGSQIQELSEQHALVLKPLREYGGRGLVRILEGFAEEEGLKIPLGEWLEKANSTITSGAYLAMKYLKNVSAGDKRILVVNGRILGASVRVPAPGQWLCNVSQGGTSLAADIAPEEEKMIAAVAPVLLNKGVVIFGADTLVDDDGKRVLSELNTNSIGGFPQAEAQSGRPVLQQTINGIYDYLAARL
- a CDS encoding glycerophosphodiester phosphodiesterase family protein, with product MPYRQFHILLLFLLFTTGALAQVPCEGSGDQALRVMTYNIRLDVASDGDNAWPKRKEFLANQIEFHAPDVIGTQEGTPGQIDWLDGRLTDYARIGEGREGGHRGEYSAIYYNRHRLAPVESGTFWLSETPEKVSTGWDAALPRIVTWGQFSDRRGGGDFFVFNTHFDHRGERARNESADLILSMIDSLNKNELPYVVMGDLNLTPETEPIGRLTARLTDAFEAAPIRLGPAGTFTGFKHDQPATRRIDYILVDPSIEVANFATLTDAVEGRYPSDHFALVSTLHLRPRPLIIAHRGASGYALENSLDAFRRAVDMRADMIELDVFTLKDGNVVCFHDGGLKRLTGVKGKIVNYTLEQLNQLSLKDGSRIPLLSDAMRVMGKQLRLNVELKGPGTAKPTYEIIQRFIADKGWKIEDFHISSFRHDELKIMRGLDDQIEIGILPHGSPVAALDVAREVQAYSINAYHGSLNEKSVAEIRAAGLKIFAWTTNAYGTISRLAELGIDGYITNYPDRVEAVLGE
- a CDS encoding TonB-dependent receptor codes for the protein MRYCLPWRRLRSLPAILVACLAFCIAPLTAQTVVSGTIYGLADGQPLIGATVMEKGTTTGTVTDFDGKFSLSVTQPNATLRVSYLGFATQEVTASTSTMTIRLAADENSLDLITVVGYGTQKKSDLVNAVATTDMEKARLTPTSDVNEMLRGRIAGLQVDVGGGSLRPGGTSDIIFRGRGSIEGSVSAIYVVDGIIRDGGIEDIDPDDIESIEFLKDASAQAIYGSRGANGVVLITTKRGEAGGVSVSYHGFLTTKSIERNFDVYSGQEFAQLRREAVRSTRDDDTFADDLDVFSEVELDNINNNRFVDWEDELLSNGMVNSQAVSISGGTEKTKVFASFNYFKEDGIIPTSSYNRNTLRLNLDQEISKKFSVNFDLNLLNDRTDRAANVNVITISPLGTARDENGAITRFPSGEELSAVNPLWNLREQENTRKGNDFVINVTPVWRITDDLTYQLKTNFTRRTEEGGQYQSSLSSAGDDVGGIARIDSRLSESYLVENILTYDKYLSDAHNFNVTLVQSAQENQFTRNFTEGQGFTNEDLGFNGITNAIGNVFTERDQNRQRLASFMGRARYGLLNKYLFTVTGRADGASVNSADNKWSFNPAASFAWKMHNEPFLENVDAVQEMKFRVSYGSLVNDLGRAYTSLFTADGQNYIFDGQSASGYSPSVILPNPDLQFERITTFNVGLDFSIYKRLLQGTINYYDARTTDLLLRRGVPSTTGYQFTFFNAGELQNTGIELGLTANLINTDDFTWSVSTNWSNNKNEILELYDDGEGNAITRDDNFNYFVGQPVGVIYQYQFDGIWQEGDDFDGAPQANPESILTQENLRPGDIRIKDTNGVDENGNETGVPDGKITPEDRVFIDPNPDWFGSLSTNLAFKGFDLFVDFYAVSSATKVNPFLSDFNNGGTLSGKLNGVRVDYYTPEDPSTEFPRPNFDATPLYLNSLAVKDASYVRLRTVSLGYTFPNLVTEKLRMQQLRLYVTGTNLFTNTDYIGYSPEVNIRSTFSNADTGYPDSRAFTVGLRTKF